The following proteins are encoded in a genomic region of Brachypodium distachyon strain Bd21 chromosome 1, Brachypodium_distachyon_v3.0, whole genome shotgun sequence:
- the LOC104581636 gene encoding uncharacterized protein LOC104581636, producing MAEEAAASAEIKPEQVQAAMMDRTRLNCGLDAQIARCPGETRQQLRDLANTRMLKDEISAELSDLGRILDGVTRGNLSVMEEIPPSRLDDLLGVRTERVARYRGVPIGRRMDFEAARRAFLFVLSGKGGSMVMAASPGQPNAAATAAAEVGAGDAATSLAALELGSASTRSPHM from the coding sequence ATGGCagaagaggcggcggcatCCGCCGAGATCAAGCCAGAGCAGGTCCAGGCCGCCATGATGGATCGCACCCGCCTGAACTGCGGGCTAGATGCCCAAATCGCGAGATGTCCAGGCGAAACCCGCCAGCAGCTGCGCGACCTGGCCAACACGCGCATGCTCAAGGACGAGATCTCCGCCGagctctccgacctcggcCGCATCCTCGACGGCGTCACGCGCGGGAACCTCTCGGTCATGGAGGAGATCCCGCCGTCCCGGCTGGACGACCTCCTCGGCGTCCGGACGGAGCGGGTCGCCAGGTACCGCGGCGTCCCCATCGGAAGGAGGATGGACTTCGAAGCCGCGCGGCGCGCCTTCTTGTTCGTCCTCTCCGGAAAAGGCGGCAGCATGGTCATGGCGGCATCGCCCGGTCAGCCGAACGCTGCTGCAACGGCAGCCGCCGAGGTAGGCGCCGGAGATGCCGCTACGTCTCTCGCAGCGCTGGAGTTAGGATCTGCCTCGACTCGCAGCCCCCAcatgtaa
- the LOC100840879 gene encoding bisdemethoxycurcumin synthase, with the protein MANTLREIRRQQRADGHAAVLAIGTANPPNCVSQDEYRDYYFRVTKSEHLTDLKHKLKTMFDKTCTVKRFFHHTEELLDAHPHFLDRGKPSLDDRLSIAGAAAPELAASAAAKAIAKWGRPATDITHLVVSTNSGAHAPGADLVLASLLGLHASVLRTLLHLKGCSAGSASLRLAKDLAENNRGARVLVVCVELTIVAFRGPEETYPHTLVGQATFGDGAGAVIVGADAYDPVEHPLFEMVSALQTVIPNTGHVLTMKLTEGGLDGHIFTRELIPIAAENIKRCLSDAFGPLFGSVDAVEWNDLFWAVHPGISAILDNIDRALRLEPGKLAASRTVLREYGNMLGATIIFVLDEQRRRMEEEEGEGGEWGVMMGFGPGFTIETMVLHATSELKKN; encoded by the exons ATGGCAAACACCCTGCGGGAGATCCGCCGTCAGCAGCGTGCGGACGGCCATGCGGCCGTGCTGGCCATTGGCACGGCGAACCCGCCCAACTGCGTGTCCCAGGACGAGTATCGCGACTACTACTTCCGTGTTACCAAGAGCGAACATCTCACTGACCTCAAACACAAATTAAAGACAATGT TTGATAAAACATGCACGGTGAAGCGTTTCTTTCACCACACGGAGGAGCTACTGGACGCGCACCCTCATTTCCTGGACCGCGGGAAGCCATCCCTCGACGACCGTCTCAGCATCGcgggcgccgctgctccggaGCTCGCCGCGTCAGCTGCCGCCAAGGCCATAGCCAAGTGGGGCCGTCCAGCCACCGACATCACCCACCTTGTCGTCAGCACCAACTCCGGCGCGCACGCCCCCGGCGCCGACCTTGtcctcgcctccctcctcgGGCTCCACGCCTCCGTTCTCCGCACATTGCTCCACCTCAAAGGCTGCTCCGCCGGGTCTGCCTCGCTGCGGCTCGCCAAGGACCTGGCCGAGAACAACCGTGGGGCACGGGTCCTGGTGGTCTGCGTGGAGCTGACCATCGTGGCCTTCCGTGGCCCCGAGGAGACTTACCCACACACTCTCGTCGGCCAGGCGACCTTCGGCGATGGGGCCGGCGCGGTCATTGTCGGCGCTGATGCCTACGACCCTGTCGAGCATCCGCTTTTTGAGATGGTATCCGCCTTGCAGACGGTGATACCGAACACTGGGCACGTGCTCACCATGAAACTCACGGAAGGCGGCCTCGACGGGCATATTTTCACGAGGGAGCTAATACCAATAGCGGCGGAGAACATCAAACGATGTCTGTCGGACGCATTCGGGCCGTTGTTTGGATCAGTTGATGCCGTTGAATGGAATGACCTCTTCTGGGCGGTGCACCCCGGAATCAGTGCCATCTTGGACAACATCGATAGGGCCCTTCGGTTGGAGCCTGGGAAGTTGGCGGCGAGCCGGACCGTGCTAAGAGAGTACGGTAACATGCTTGGCGCGACGATCATCTTCGTGCTCGACGAGCAACGCCGGCgaatggaggaggaggaaggggaaggaggtgagTGGGGTGTGATGATGGGCTTTGGACCTGGGTTTACTATTGAGACCATGGTGCTGCATGCGACTAGCGAGCTCAAGAAAAATTAG